In one Lycium barbarum isolate Lr01 chromosome 7, ASM1917538v2, whole genome shotgun sequence genomic region, the following are encoded:
- the LOC132604372 gene encoding glycine-rich cell wall structural protein-like: MGLSARSLGYFLLLVLFVDCVVFADVNGVGDEKFLFGHGHPKFKKHFGHGGGIGGGFGGGGGLGGGGGLGGGGGAGGGLGGGGGLGGGAGGGGGLGGGGGIGKGGGLGGGIGKGGGLGGGAGGGGGLGGGGGLGHGGGLGGGAGGGLGHGGGLGGGGGAGGGLGRGGGAGGGAGGGAGGGLGGGGGLGGGGGAGGGGGIGGGAGGGAGGGFGGGAGGGAGGGAGGGAGGGGGFGGGGGVGGGAGGGFGGGAGKGGGVGGGVGGGGGGGFGGGGGIGGGH; the protein is encoded by the coding sequence ATGGGATTATCAGCTCGTTCTCTTGGGTattttcttttacttgtgttgtttgttgattgtGTAGTGTTTGCTGATGTTAATGGAGTTGGAGATGAGAAATTCCTTTTTGGACATGGACATCCAAAGTTCAAGAAGCATTTTGGACACGGTGGTGGTATAGGTGGTGGCTTCGGAGGTGGAGGCGGtcttggtggtggtggtggattAGGAGGAGGTGGTGGTGCCGGTGGGGGTCTAGGTGGAGGAGGTGGTCTTGGTGGAGGTGCTGGTGGTGGCGGTGGATTAGGAGGAGGTGGTGGTATAGGTAAAGGAGGTGGACTTGGTGGTGGTATAGGTAAAGGTGGTGGACTTGGTGGTGGTGCCGGTGGTGGAGGTGGATTAGGAGGTGGTGGTGGACTAGGTCATGGTGGAGGTTTGGGAGGTGGTGCAGGTGGTGGATTAGGTCATGGTGGAGGTCTAGGAGGTGGTGGTGGAGCCGGAGGAGGACTAGGTAGAGGTggtggagctggcggtggagctggTGGTGGTGCTGGAGGAGGTCTTGGTGGAGGTGGTGGACTTGGAGGTGGTGGTGGAGCCGGTGGTGGAGGAGGAATAGGTGGAGGTGCAGGTGGTGGTGCTGGAGGTGGTTTTGGTGGAGGTGCAGGTGGAGGTGCAGGTGGAGGTGCCGGAGGTGGTGCAGGTGGAGGTGGAGGCTTTGGTGGCGGTGGAGGTGTAGGAGGTGGAGCCGGAGGAGGCTTTGGTGGTGGTGCAGGTAAAGGCGGAGGCGTTGGCGGAGGTGTAGGAGGTGGAGGTGGCGGGGGCTTTGGTGGTGGAGGAGGCATTGGTGGCGGTCATTAA
- the LOC132604371 gene encoding uncharacterized protein LOC132604371, which produces MKKQPEITQFGQRSIASTFLFRSPNQSTGCEKKVESKARNQKGSTISLSDFLSKKLHQSPVLPGVVPGNKKTSVPRSSKDASKSVNRQINGVKDGQTGIPCALDAIFEQYKNSMKVNQDVSAPNDSDEVSASITDDVRTSRKRGLIEGSSGNQSARKVLAVLGEGSAEKPRRKVRMLDNIEKPSNLFNHYANGGGWWDCNMEGVDNEEVGCNEAWEGMGSFTTLGRMEWN; this is translated from the exons ATGAAAAAGCAACCTGAAATAACGCAATTTGGACAGCGTTCAATTGCTTCAACTTTCCTCTTTCGTTCTCCAAATCA GTCTACTGGTTGCGAGAAGAAAGTGGAAAGCAAAGCTCGTAATCAAAAGGGTTCAACCATATCTCTATCTGACTTCCTCAGCAAAAAATTGCACCAAAGTCCTGTTTTGCCTGGAGTAGTTCCA GGAAACAAGAAAACCTCGGTGCCAAGAAGTAGTAAAGACGCAAGTAAGTCGGTTAATAGACAAATCAATGGTGTCAAAGATGGACAAACAGGAATTCCATGTGCTCTTGATGCTATATTTGAACAATACAAGAACTCCATGAAAGTGAACCAAGATGTTTCTGCTCCTAATGATTCTGATGAGGTTTCCGCTTCCATCacagatgatgtcagaacatcAAGAAAAAGAGGCCTTATTGAAG GTAGCAGCGGAAACCAATCAGCTCGAAAGGTTTTGGCAGTTCTTGGAGAAGGTTCAGCAGAAAAGCCTAGAAGAAAAGTGAGAATGCTTGATAACATTGAGAAACCTAGTAACCTCTTCAATCATT ATGCAAATGGAGGTGGCTGGTGGGATTGCAACATGGAAGGTGTTGATAATGAAGAAGTGGGGTGTAATGAAGCATGGGAAGGAATGGGTTCTTTCACAACTCTAGGGAGAATGGAATGGAACTGA